In the genome of Methanobacterium bryantii, the window AAACTTTAAAACCATTTAAGGGTGAAAAAAAATGATAGTAGTAAACAAAGAAGGATGTATCAAGTGCGGAGCTTGTCAAGGTGTATGTCCAACAGAAGCAATCTCAGTAACACCTGAAGATGTTATTTTCTGTGATCTCTGTTCTGGCGAACCAAAATGTGTAGCAGCCTGTTCAACAGGTGCCCTCAAAGCGGAAGAAATGCCAATTGGGGACACTGGCAAAACTCAGACTCGCATAGTGTTTAGTCCTTCAGCATGTAACCAGTGTGGTGATTGCGTAGATGTCTGCCCTCCAAATGTACTGAAAATGGATGAAGGAAAAGTCCAGACAACAATGCCTTTACACGGATTCTGTGTAATGTGCCAGAAATGTGTGGATGTTTGTCCAGTAGAAGTCATTGGTATAGAAGGAGTCAAAGAACCTAAAGTAATTGAAAAAGACATCACAGGACCTATATACATTTCAGGCTGTGTTGGCTGTGGAATGTGTGTAGAAGAATGTCCTGTAGACGCTATTACCCTTTCTGAAACTGGGGAAGTAATCAACATTGATGAAGATGCATGTATAAAATGTGGAGTATGTTCTCAAACATGCCCATGGAATGCAGTTTACATTTCAGGTAAAGAACCAGTCAAAAGGACTAAAGATATAGTAGCATTCGATCTCAACAAAGATGCATGTATCGGATGTAATGTATGTGTCGAAGCATGTCCTGGTGACTTTATAGAAGCCAAGGCAGCAGACCTTTCAGTGGAACTTCCTGAAATCTGTGCAGCATGTGGACTCTGTGCAAAAATGTGCCCAGTTGAAGCAATTAATCTCGAAGTCGAACTTGGACCTGCAAAACCAGCATCCGAAGAAGGACTCGTTAGAAACGAAGAACTCTGTATACTGGACGGCAGTTGTGCCCCTGTATGTCCTACTGGAGCTATAAGAGTAGAACCAGGCGAATCTTATGCAATGTGTACAAGATGTGGAGCATGTGCATCAACATGTCCTACTGGAGCTCTTAGAGTAACACAGATCGACAAAGAAGTTAACGGCGAAATTGTTAAAAGGGATAGAATCGAATTCAGCCCATCAATTTGTGATGAATGTGGCGAATGTGTCGAAGTATGCCCATACAACATGCTGGAACTCACAGGCGACAAGAAAATGCCAGTCAAAGGGTACTGTGTACTCTGCGAAAAATGTGTTGAACACTGTCCAAACACAGCAT includes:
- a CDS encoding 4Fe-4S binding protein, which codes for MIVVNKEGCIKCGACQGVCPTEAISVTPEDVIFCDLCSGEPKCVAACSTGALKAEEMPIGDTGKTQTRIVFSPSACNQCGDCVDVCPPNVLKMDEGKVQTTMPLHGFCVMCQKCVDVCPVEVIGIEGVKEPKVIEKDITGPIYISGCVGCGMCVEECPVDAITLSETGEVINIDEDACIKCGVCSQTCPWNAVYISGKEPVKRTKDIVAFDLNKDACIGCNVCVEACPGDFIEAKAADLSVELPEICAACGLCAKMCPVEAINLEVELGPAKPASEEGLVRNEELCILDGSCAPVCPTGAIRVEPGESYAMCTRCGACASTCPTGALRVTQIDKEVNGEIVKRDRIEFSPSICDECGECVEVCPYNMLELTGDKKMPVKGYCVLCEKCVEHCPNTALSIK